Part of the Caulifigura coniformis genome, ACGCCGCCATCGCCTACGTCAAACGTTGCAGCGTGCGCGGAAACCGGGGCTTCGGTTACGAACCGGGCCACGGCCAGACTCCCGTCCTCACCGGCACCGGCATCACCTGCCTCGAGGTCTGTGGAGAGCATGAAGCAGTCGAGACCGTCGGCGGCGCCGACTGGCTCCTCAACAACCCTCTCCGGCACGATGCCAACTACTTCTATTACGGTGCCTATTACACGGGCGTCGGCATGGCCAAGCTCGGAGGCCAGTACGCCCAGCGCACCCGCAATCAGCTTCGGGAGCTGTTGTTGACCGCCCAGCAGAACGACGGCAGCTGGATGCCGCGCCACGGCAGCGAACATGGCGCCGGGAAGGTTTACGCCACGAGCCTCGCCGTGCTGGCGCTCACCGTCGAATACCACTACCTGCCGATCTATCAGCGGTAATCAGGCCGCCTGTGCGGAGAGCGCATTTGCGCGAATCGCCTGTGTATTCCTGCAATTGGTGATCGCCCCGCGGCGCTCCGGACCGCGTTGGAATTCGCTTCCCCCGCCCGTATATTTGAAATCGCGTTGGTCCCCGCACCGTCGAACTCGCTCGCACCTGCCGCCATGCCCAAGGTCACGTTCGTCAAAGAGAAGAAGACCATCGAAGTTCCGGCCGGCTCCAATCTCCGCAAGGTGGCCAAACGTAACGGTGTGCAGCTCTACCCGGTTCCGCACAACTATCTGAACTGCCTGGGCAATGGCCTCTGTGGCAGCTGCCGCGTGAACGTGAAGAAGGGCGAAGACCACCTCTCCCCGCAGGGCTTCTGGGAGAAGTTCACCACGCTGGTCAACCCGATCTGGTTCTTCGCCCGCATCGGCCGCGAGAAAACCATGCGACTCGCCTGCCAGGCCAGTGTGAATGGCGACTGCGAAGTCGAAACCCAGCCGCCGCTCAACGACTCCGAGAAGTTCTGGGCCTGATCTCAGGCAGGCGTCTGCAAAGTCGCGGCCGCGTTGAAAAATCCGGCTTTCCTCGTGACCAAGGTCCACCTTGGTCACGCACCCACTGCGAAGCTCTGCTTCGCGTCGCCGAGCCCACCGGCGTTCAGCCGCCGTTACCCCCCACGAACCGACCCCGTCAGGGGCGACACATCGCGCCCACTCACGCGCCCCGTTCCAACTCACTTCTTCTTCACCGGCTTCGCGGCCGGCTTGGCCTTCGCCACTTTCCGCTGCTCGGCGACAGGCGGCTTGCGTGAGGCAGGAGCCGCGGGCGGCTTCTCCGGCTTCTTCAAGGTCTTCGCCGCGGGAAGCTTCTTGCCGCCGCCGGCCAGCACGGCATTCAGGCGTTCCACGGCCGTCGCGGGATCGCCGCCTCCGGCCGCCTTCTCGGAAGGCTTCATCCGGAACGCGCCATGGAACAGCGGGTCCGAGCCCATGCTGTGAACCAGGTGCAGGAACAGCGGAACATCGGCCTTCCGCACGGCCCCGCGAACGTCGTCCATCGCCTGGCGGATGTTGTCGGCCGAGGCCACTCCGAGCCAGCCGAGAAACTCATGGCTGGATGGGTCGAGCGGAATCGCGTGGGCCGCCAGACCGTGCAGCAGGGTGAATTCGCGGGCGAACGGCGTCAGGTACTTGATCTTGTCGAGCGACTTCTCCGCGACGTCCAGCGTCTTGCGGCGAATCGGCTCCATGTCGAACGCGAAGAACTTCTCGAAGCAGTACTGCAGGATCTCGCGGATCCGCAGGGCCCGCCAGCCCGCGTCCGGCAGGTCTCCCAGCGAGTCTTCGATCTCCGCCACTGAGCTGACGCGGATTTCGTTGAGGTCGAAGAAGCTCTTGAGCAGGCTGTCGTACGCTTCTTCCGCTTCCGGGTATGGGACGTCTTCGAGCAGCACGGCG contains:
- a CDS encoding 2Fe-2S iron-sulfur cluster-binding protein, producing MPKVTFVKEKKTIEVPAGSNLRKVAKRNGVQLYPVPHNYLNCLGNGLCGSCRVNVKKGEDHLSPQGFWEKFTTLVNPIWFFARIGREKTMRLACQASVNGDCEVETQPPLNDSEKFWA